A window of Marispirochaeta aestuarii genomic DNA:
GGTCTCTGTATCTTTTCACGCCAGCGCCGGTCATTTTACGATCGAAAAACCTCCCCGATGTCACCGTAATTTTCTCTTTCTCCGTTCCGGGAACTGCATTGACAAGAAGGCGAAAAGCAGGGGTATCTTAAGTACTGACCATCAAATTCGGGACGGAATATGAAGCATATCAAAAAAAACAGCATTACATAATGGAAGGAAAGATGACGGAATTGGAATTATTAATAGACTTTCACAAAGACGCGGAAAGACAGGGCCCAGGCAGTACTGCGGATACCCTGCGGGCATTGAGTTTTATCGACCTGAATCGGAACAGTCCATTGAAGGTCGCGGACATCGGCTGCGGTTCAGGAGCCCAGACCATTATCCTGGCACAAAATATTGCAGGCCGCATTACGGCCGTCGATTTGTTTCCCGAGTTTCTGGACAGGCTGCGACAAAAATCTGCAGGCCTGGGTCTGCAGGACAAAATTACCCCGCTGAAAGCCTCGATGGAGGATTTGTCTTTCGGCCGCGAGGAATACGATATTATCTGGTCGGAAGGCGCAATCTACAACATCGGTTTCGAGAAGGGTATAAAATATTGGAAATCTTTCCTGAAACCCGGCGGTTACCTGGCGCTAAGCGAACTTACCTGGATCACCAACTCGCGGCCCCGGGAGATCGAGGAACACTGGAACAGGGAATACCCGGAGATTGATACCGCTTCAGGCAAGATCAGAATTCTGGAGGAAAACGGTTTTTCTCCTGCTGGGTATTTCCCTTTACCCCGGAGCAGCTGGATCGATAACTATTATGAACCGATGGAAGAGCGCTTCGAAGATTTCCTTATACGACATGGGAATTCCGAAGCTGCGATGAGGATTGTGGATGCCGAAAAGGAGGAAATACGAAAATACAGGAAGTACAAGAATTACTTTAGTTACGGTTTTTATGTAGCGAAGAAACTGCCGGGAGAATAAAAATAACTGATTTCTGATAGTAATTAAAAGGATGTACCGAATGTACGACGTTGTAATTGTCGGTGGAGGACCTTCCGGCGCCACCCTGGCCAGATTGATTGATCAGAGTAAATCTGTGCTGATTATTGAGAAAACTGATGAAAAATCTATTTCAAAGCTGTGCGGAGGGTTAATTGCCCCCGATGCTCAGAGAATGCTGGGAAAATTCGGGCTATTTCTGCCGAAAAAGGTTCTCGTCGATCCTCAAATGTTCTATGTTGAATCATATGACCTGGAAACAAAAAACAAACAAAGATATCAACGGTTTTATCTAAATATTAACAGAAAAGATTTTGACAACTGGCTCCTGAAACTTGTCGACAGGAATGTATCCATATCAAGAAACACAAAATATCTTTCTCATGAATATTCCGGGGATAGTATTACAATACAAATAGAAAAGAATGGTAAAAGGGATTTTGTAGAATCCAAAATTCTTGTGGGCGCCGACGGTTCGCAGTCGCAAGTACGCAGGAAAACCTTCAATGATTTCAGATATATAACCAAATATATATCTATTCAGTCTGAAATAGTCGGCGGTGTGATTCTTCCCTGCTATGAGGTCTATTTTGACAGAGGATTAACCGACTTTTATGGATGGACAATCCCAAAAAACGGAACAAATATTATCGGCATCGCCTTACAGGGAAAGGATGCCAGAGAAAAATACGAAAGATATTTGAAAAATGTGCTTGGGAATAACTTTCAGGAAGTATCACGAAGATCAACGGTAATAATACGCCCAAGAAGATTGAATGATCATAAAACAGACAAGGACAATCGGGTTTTCCTTATTGGTGAAGCTGCTGGTTTTATCAGCCCCAGTTCAGCTGAAGGCCTCAGTTATGCGTTCAGAAGCGCGGAGGCGCTGGCAGCCTCCATTAATAGTGGAAAGAATACCGGAAAAGATTATAGAAAGAGATCACTTAGAATCAAGTTCAACCTGTTCATGAAGAACATAAAGAGCATATTCATGTATACTAAATTCCTGCGAAACCTGATTTTCAAATTGGGCATCAGAAAATTGTAGCCTTTACAGACAGTCTAAGGATGATCTTCTGAATAACAGGAGCGGTATGTAGATGGACCTTGACGGAATATACGACGGGTTATATAACGGATCGGTACGTAAGATTTCTAACAGCTGCTACACGATTGATGATCTGATAAATTCTCCCAATGACACAAGACGCGGTATATCCTTGATATTCCGACCTTCATCTTCAGTACGGAAGGAGATATCACGATTTTTAGACACGCTACAGCAGCTTGACCCGAACCAGTACTATTATCCTGAATCTGACATGCATGTAACCATCTTATCCATTGTTTCCTGTTATCCTGAGTTCAACGTCGCAAGCATCCATATACCGGCCTACATTAATCTTCTTCAGAAAGCGATCTCCGATGCAAAAGGTTTTACCCTTCATTTCAGGGGAATCACCGCATCACCGTCGTGTGTCATGATTCGTGGCTTTCCAGAAAATAATACACTGAATGACTTGAGAAACAATCTTCGATCAATCTTTAAAATGTCATCCCTGGAACATTCCATCGACAAAAGATATGAATTGCAGACTGCCCATTCAACGGTGCTTCGATTCAGGGACAGAATATCCGACATATCGAGGTTTCTGGAAATTCTGGAATCGTATAAGGATTTTTATTTTGGTTCCTGCACAGTTGATTCTCTGGAGTTTGTCGTGAATGACTGGTACCTGCGCAAAAGGAATACGGAAAAGTTGTTCAGTTTTTCTTTACCTCCGGGCGGAGATCAGTTGATTGAATAACGCCAGACTCCAATATCCCTGTTTCCGCCGGCTTCAGAAAAATCACCCCCCACAATTATTCGTCCTGCTGAATCAATACCAACAGTATTCCCGGTAGCTTTTGTCCCCCGGGATGCTGAAATGATCCCGTTCTCTCCGAAACTATCCGTCATGTTTCCCCATTCATCAAACAGAAAAAGCGCCATTTTCTGAACATCATCGATACCGGTTATAAAACCGCTGGCGAGAATCCTGCCTCCCGAAAAGGGTATCAGGTCATAAATACCATCGTTTTCATCGGCATGATCATAGAGTACAAAACCATTGCTGCCGAAGTCGGCATCAGGAGTGCCGTCGGGAAGGTACCGCAGCAGATACAGATCATAGCCCCTCGAAGAAGGGACTCCGAAACCGCCTGCGGTTATTCTGTTCTGACTGTCGACAGTCAGGGCAAATATTTCGTCAAAATTGCCGGCATCATAGACTGCAACCCCGTCGCCGTCAAAAGAACTGTCAGGCTGACCATCTGGCAGGTATCGCCATACCGCTATGTCTGAATCCGTTCCGTTCCAGCTTCGTCCGGCTGCGACTATACGGCCGCTTGAATCGGTCGAAACGGCAAAGGAAATGTCTTCGCCGTCTCCCCCGGCCGCGCTGTTGTCTGTCACAAATCCTTCAGGATCGTTGAACGCAGTATCTGGATCCCCCCCGGCGCTGACACGCCAGACTGCAAGGTCGATTTGTGATCCATCGGCGGTACTCCCCGCCAGAATGATATTAGCGGTCTCATCCGGAACCATCGCCTTTGAACGCTCGTCATTTCCTCCGATATCGAGACTGGATGTTCCGTTTGTCCCGAAGCTGTTATCCAGGGTTCCGTCGGAATTAAAACGCCAGAGCGCAGCATCATAGTCTCCGCCATTATCTCGTTCCCCGCCAACCAGGATACTCCCGTCATCCAGTACACGTATGTCTCTTCCAATTGAAAAAACTGCTTCAAGATACACTCCGTTATCCGCAAAGCTGGTATCAAGCTCACCATCATGGCGTAATCTGGCGGTATACATGACGTAACCGCCGGTGACGCTTCTTGACCCTGTAATAAGTATTCTGTCCTGTGTGTCTCCTGCAATGCCGTTCAGATATTCGCTGGTCCCGATCCCCGCACCCAGGTCCGGACTGGTAAATCCGCTGTTCCCGAAGCCTGAGTCCGGCTGCCACGCTGATGCTGAAAACTCCGCAGCTCCGGGATGACAAGCGGATAGAAGGAGCAGCCCGATACCAGCCAGGAGATACACCAGTAATCCGGGTCCCTCACCTGTCTTCATTTTTTCTATTCTCCCTTTTCTCCCTTTGGGACGTTCTTATATGACTTAATAACTAATATAACAGCAGATAATGTGAGAGAATAGCAAAAGAGGGTTTTATCAGGCTATAATAATCAGAACACACAGAAAAGGTGCCTATGAAAACATACGAACTGGTATTTATTGACGCGGATGATACGCTTTTTGATTACCGAAAGGCTGAAAAAGAGGCCTTGTCCGGGGCATTTCAATCCCATGATATTTCAATCAATGATGAAATAATCAAAAGCTATGGAAGCATAAATAAGGAGCTTTGGAGAAAATACGAAAAGAATGAAA
This region includes:
- a CDS encoding 2'-5' RNA ligase family protein; translated protein: MDLDGIYDGLYNGSVRKISNSCYTIDDLINSPNDTRRGISLIFRPSSSVRKEISRFLDTLQQLDPNQYYYPESDMHVTILSIVSCYPEFNVASIHIPAYINLLQKAISDAKGFTLHFRGITASPSCVMIRGFPENNTLNDLRNNLRSIFKMSSLEHSIDKRYELQTAHSTVLRFRDRISDISRFLEILESYKDFYFGSCTVDSLEFVVNDWYLRKRNTEKLFSFSLPPGGDQLIE
- a CDS encoding FAD-binding protein gives rise to the protein MYDVVIVGGGPSGATLARLIDQSKSVLIIEKTDEKSISKLCGGLIAPDAQRMLGKFGLFLPKKVLVDPQMFYVESYDLETKNKQRYQRFYLNINRKDFDNWLLKLVDRNVSISRNTKYLSHEYSGDSITIQIEKNGKRDFVESKILVGADGSQSQVRRKTFNDFRYITKYISIQSEIVGGVILPCYEVYFDRGLTDFYGWTIPKNGTNIIGIALQGKDAREKYERYLKNVLGNNFQEVSRRSTVIIRPRRLNDHKTDKDNRVFLIGEAAGFISPSSAEGLSYAFRSAEALAASINSGKNTGKDYRKRSLRIKFNLFMKNIKSIFMYTKFLRNLIFKLGIRKL
- a CDS encoding class I SAM-dependent methyltransferase — translated: MTELELLIDFHKDAERQGPGSTADTLRALSFIDLNRNSPLKVADIGCGSGAQTIILAQNIAGRITAVDLFPEFLDRLRQKSAGLGLQDKITPLKASMEDLSFGREEYDIIWSEGAIYNIGFEKGIKYWKSFLKPGGYLALSELTWITNSRPREIEEHWNREYPEIDTASGKIRILEENGFSPAGYFPLPRSSWIDNYYEPMEERFEDFLIRHGNSEAAMRIVDAEKEEIRKYRKYKNYFSYGFYVAKKLPGE
- a CDS encoding NHL repeat-containing protein, producing MKTGEGPGLLVYLLAGIGLLLLSACHPGAAEFSASAWQPDSGFGNSGFTSPDLGAGIGTSEYLNGIAGDTQDRILITGSRSVTGGYVMYTARLRHDGELDTSFADNGVYLEAVFSIGRDIRVLDDGSILVGGERDNGGDYDAALWRFNSDGTLDNSFGTNGTSSLDIGGNDERSKAMVPDETANIILAGSTADGSQIDLAVWRVSAGGDPDTAFNDPEGFVTDNSAAGGDGEDISFAVSTDSSGRIVAAGRSWNGTDSDIAVWRYLPDGQPDSSFDGDGVAVYDAGNFDEIFALTVDSQNRITAGGFGVPSSRGYDLYLLRYLPDGTPDADFGSNGFVLYDHADENDGIYDLIPFSGGRILASGFITGIDDVQKMALFLFDEWGNMTDSFGENGIISASRGTKATGNTVGIDSAGRIIVGGDFSEAGGNRDIGVWRYSIN